A single genomic interval of Mucilaginibacter boryungensis harbors:
- a CDS encoding 3'-5' exonuclease, which yields MLEQLDLLNMMVLDIETVPQYPTHDELPEHMQKLWDAKTKYQRRDEDTAQSFYEKAGIWAEFGKIVCISVGFFTKETPTGFRVKSFAGHDERELLVKFALMLKDRPANLVLCAHNGKEFDFPYICRRMLIHGIKLPAQLQIAGKKPWEVNHIDTMELWKFGDYKSYTSLSLLTAIFDIPTPKDDIDGSQVGNVYWNDNQLERICTYCQKDVIATAQLLRRFRGQDLIADDNITIV from the coding sequence ATGCTTGAACAACTGGACTTGCTGAACATGATGGTGCTGGACATTGAAACCGTGCCGCAATACCCCACGCACGATGAGTTGCCCGAGCATATGCAGAAACTTTGGGATGCAAAAACCAAATATCAGCGCCGGGATGAAGATACCGCACAAAGCTTTTATGAAAAGGCCGGCATTTGGGCCGAGTTTGGTAAAATTGTTTGTATTTCAGTAGGTTTTTTTACTAAAGAGACACCCACAGGCTTCCGGGTAAAATCGTTTGCTGGGCACGATGAGCGCGAGTTGCTGGTGAAATTTGCATTAATGCTGAAAGACCGCCCGGCTAACCTGGTGCTTTGCGCACACAACGGTAAAGAGTTTGATTTTCCATACATCTGCCGCCGCATGCTGATACATGGTATTAAACTGCCCGCGCAATTGCAGATAGCCGGAAAAAAGCCCTGGGAAGTAAACCATATAGATACCATGGAGCTTTGGAAGTTTGGCGACTATAAAAGCTATACCTCGCTGAGTTTATTAACTGCTATTTTTGATATCCCCACACCAAAAGATGATATTGATGGCAGCCAGGTAGGCAATGTTTACTGGAATGATAACCAGTTGGAACGTATCTGTACTTATTGCCAGAAAGACGTGATAGCCACCGCGCAACTATTAAGGCGTTTCCGCGGGCAGGACCTGATAGCAGATGACAATATTACCATAGTTTAA
- a CDS encoding ABC transporter ATP-binding protein, whose product MLKTENLKVSFKTRDGLFEAVKGISFQLKKGETLGIVGESGSGKSVTSLTLMRLHDEKSTIISGNIWLDDVDLLSLPEKEMQKLRGNRIAMIFQEPMTSLNPVITCGKQVTEAIQLHLGLNKQAAKTAAIALFNEVQLPRPEAIFDSYPHQISGGQKQRVMIAMALSCNPELLIADEPTTALDVTVQKTIIELLLKLKAERNMSLIFISHDLGVISEIADHVAVMYKGEIVEQATVKQIFAHPKHPYTKGLLACRPSPSQHLKKLPVVADFLKEGDTVTSVTIDKIREQYTYTATEITARKKQLYSQPPLLSVKDMNTWFPVGGGLFNLNKQVVKAVNGVSFDVFPGETLGLAGESGCGKTTLGRSILRLIEPTSGQVSFDQTDLLKLNTSDMRRMRRDVQIIFQDPYSSLNPRLTVGDSLMEPLQVHQLYSNNSERKQKVLELLERVNLNPSHFNRYPHEFSGGQRQRIVIARALALQPRFIICDESVSALDVSVQAQVLNLLRELQEELKLTYIFISHDLSVIKHISDRIMIMNKGQIEEIGEADEVYNHPKQDYTKRLIAAIPGGHA is encoded by the coding sequence ATGCTGAAAACCGAGAATTTGAAGGTCTCTTTTAAAACCCGCGATGGTTTGTTTGAAGCTGTGAAGGGCATTTCTTTTCAATTGAAGAAAGGGGAAACGCTGGGGATAGTAGGTGAATCAGGCTCGGGTAAATCGGTTACTTCACTTACCCTGATGCGTTTGCACGATGAAAAAAGTACGATTATCAGCGGCAATATTTGGCTGGATGATGTCGACTTGCTGAGTCTTCCTGAAAAGGAAATGCAAAAATTGCGCGGCAACCGTATAGCTATGATCTTCCAGGAGCCCATGACCTCACTTAACCCGGTTATTACTTGCGGTAAGCAGGTTACCGAGGCTATACAATTGCATTTAGGCCTAAATAAGCAAGCTGCTAAAACCGCCGCCATTGCCTTGTTTAACGAAGTGCAATTGCCGCGGCCCGAAGCTATATTTGATAGTTACCCCCACCAGATATCGGGCGGGCAAAAGCAGCGGGTGATGATAGCCATGGCACTATCCTGCAACCCTGAACTGTTGATTGCCGATGAACCCACCACCGCGTTGGATGTCACCGTTCAGAAAACGATAATTGAACTGTTACTGAAGCTAAAGGCCGAACGCAATATGAGCCTGATATTTATCTCGCATGATCTGGGCGTGATCAGCGAGATAGCCGACCATGTGGCGGTAATGTATAAGGGCGAGATTGTAGAGCAGGCTACGGTAAAACAGATATTCGCACATCCTAAGCATCCATATACCAAAGGCTTATTGGCTTGCCGACCCTCGCCATCGCAACATCTAAAGAAATTACCGGTGGTTGCTGATTTTTTAAAGGAAGGCGATACGGTTACCAGTGTAACTATTGATAAAATAAGAGAGCAGTATACCTACACCGCAACTGAAATAACCGCAAGGAAAAAGCAACTATATAGTCAGCCACCGCTACTTAGTGTGAAGGATATGAATACCTGGTTTCCTGTAGGCGGCGGGCTGTTCAACCTGAATAAACAAGTGGTGAAAGCTGTAAATGGGGTAAGTTTTGATGTTTTCCCCGGCGAGACTTTAGGCCTGGCAGGGGAATCTGGTTGCGGCAAAACCACTTTAGGGCGCAGTATTTTAAGGTTAATAGAGCCTACATCGGGCCAGGTGAGCTTTGATCAAACCGATCTGCTTAAACTAAACACCAGCGATATGCGCCGTATGCGGCGCGATGTCCAGATCATTTTCCAGGATCCATATTCATCATTGAACCCTCGTTTAACAGTAGGCGATTCGCTGATGGAACCCCTCCAGGTGCACCAGCTATACAGCAATAATTCCGAGCGCAAACAAAAGGTGCTGGAGTTATTAGAACGTGTAAACCTTAACCCAAGTCATTTTAACCGTTACCCGCACGAGTTTTCGGGTGGACAGCGGCAACGCATTGTAATAGCACGGGCATTGGCCCTGCAGCCTCGTTTTATTATTTGCGATGAATCTGTTTCCGCATTGGATGTTTCGGTACAGGCGCAGGTATTGAACTTGCTGCGCGAATTGCAGGAGGAATTGAAGCTTACCTATATCTTTATCTCGCACGATCTGTCAGTGATTAAACATATCTCCGACCGTATTATGATCATGAACAAAGGGCAAATTGAAGAAATAGGCGAGGCGGATGAAGTGTATAATCATCCAAAGCAAGACTATACCAAACGATTGATCGCGGCAATACCGGG